ttcatttcattccaTTCACTTTTAAACAATCTAAATGATAAAATCTAGCATTATTCCATTTCATTAGACCACATTATTCCATTGCATCCTACGAGAGGAAGTGTCCTCCTACTTTGTGAATGCATACTTTGTTACTACTTACTACCTCAACCACTAATTTCATCCATTTCGTTGTCCATTTTTTGAGCATTGCATGCTCTAAAAGTGTAcatcaagaaaaacaaaaaagtgtACACCAAGAACAATGAGATAAATTTAAATTGACTAAATCAAAAGTCAGGAGATCAACGCCTTAGAAGAAGAATAGGTATCCAAACAGACACTTAGTCTCTATCCACATGAGATATATCTATTTATAACAGTTATATTCAATGTATATTATAATCAACAAAGGGAATAATcaacaaataaaacaaaagaCTACATTTGTTAATCTTTTATGATTAAATCATTTATATTTGGCTGCTTATGCTTATGGCCAAAGACAAACTAGTTAAACAATTTCAACACCgcagacaaaaaaaaatgaaataaattacaATACAGCTAAAGAAATTAGTTGAGGAGCATATAATTAACTCATTCTACTGCCTTCTacctatatttttttcaaaataaataaatcatgaaACATCCAAATTGTACAACTACTGCTCAGGAGTAGATTTAAACTGCTGTTGCTGTCCATCTATCAAGCTTATCTGTCGTCTGAGTTTAGCAATGTGAGCTTGAACCTAATAAGAAATAGGAGGACAAAACAACTATCAGCTAGGAACACAGTTTTCTTACAAGGTTGAGGTGAAAATCTAAAACATTCACACCAAAAGCACCAAGAAAATAAGATTCAAGCACCAAAAGCTGTTAACAGTGAAAGAATTCTAAATGTCTTATACTGGTGTAAGATGATGTCTACTTTACACGATTTAGCATTGagctaattattattttaaaatttcattatGATATACATTCTGAATATTCAGGCCCCGCATAGAAAATCATTAGAACAAAGAGAACCTACAATATAATGGTAACGTGTGCCATAGTCAAATCAATTCATTAGGAACAAGCAGGGGTGGTTGTGCAAGATAGCCATTagaaaaaactagaaataatgTTAATCTGCATAAAAAAACATCTTATCTGTCATTTTTTTctggtttctctctctctcaccctcccCCTTCACTGGCTTCCCTCTTCCTTTAGAAGTTGAATTGAATCATTTTTTATATACAATAGAACTTGATCCTATTGGTTATCACATTTCTCAACAAAGAGACTAACATGAACATCAATAATCTAGATGGCAAAGGTGGTGCTTGTAAACAGCAAAACAGTTCCACATGCATGATACAGATTTATCCATTAGTAGAGTGTATGCAAGTAGTCTATACTCTATAGTTCCTTAATATTCACATAAATATACCATCAAGGCATCAAAAAATTACTTTGACTTCCACAAATATTACATACTCTTAATATTAACTATCATGTCATATATACCTGCTGGCGAGCTGCAGCAAGCTGCAAGAGCTCATCTGCTTCTGAGAAATTCGTGAACCATTGGGTTAAGGAATGATCTTTGGTATCACCTTTCCTTCTTTTACTTGCATCCTCAACAGGTACTGCATTTATATTATACGATTTCATTCAAATCAGACATAGAAAGAAGAAAGTTGTAGATGACAATGGTGATTGCTAAGTAACATACTGGGAGGAGGCAAGGTGACCCCAGCAGGTAATCTTGGCAAGTTCACAGCTGGATGACCTTGCACACGGGATAAGAAAGCCTCAGAAGGATCAGGGAAGACTATCTCATCATAAAGTTCCACAACAACAGGCTTCTTAGTGGTCATGGAACTGTTTTCATCCTCAGGATACAATTTCAAGTGATGATATCTGCATAGACATTACACTTCAATAAAAAACATGATTCAGAAATGATTTtgaccttcaccaagtttgcaATCTGCATGATTAATAACAGTGAATAACACTTCTATTGTCATCTAGTATATCATTAGATAATATTCAAGCACTTGAACCATATAGCTGCATACTCTAAACAAACTTATGAAGGTAGATGTAAACTGTATAGTCATCCAAGCTTATCATATTAATAAAAACTTGAAGCACTGAAGCCAAATTACTAATCGCTATATGTATTGAACTAAACTTAGCAATGGGTAGAGCTGCACTCCTGCAGTGAATCAGATGCATTATCACATTGTTGCCGATACGTCAATGTTGAAACATACTAAAATGTTAGTTAAGATTCTAGCCACTATTAGCATAATCTAAACTTCTACACTGAATCAAGAATCAGAGAATCAACAAAAGGCCCAATGAACTCCACACAAAAAGCAGCAACCAGCTACAAAATAAAAAGCAGTAGCAAAAAACTCACAAGTTCAAAGGCTTGTCGCAAACATCACTGTGGAAATACAATGTTATGGCAATCTCAAACTCCCCCCATCCTGTCTCAGACAACTCAAAAGGCGGTGACTCCACAACCCGTGTGGGGTTATTAAAACTAGAATGCAGCTGAAAAACGCAACGTTTTACTATCGCCCCAAGGTCCTCATTGGTCGCTCCTCGAACATACACAGTCCACTTATGTGATTGATACCTTGTATTTAACATAAACATGGTCAATTGttacttttcatttttccattTCAGTGACTATAAGCAAGCTATACATTGAATTGAACCTCCAACACAGTAAGCTATAACCATTTGAGATACTTACTCACTAGCCTTCTTGCCAAGCCAGAATGCTATGTTCCCATACACAATTGGAACACTTATCTCTACATCTTTGAGTTTCTTACCCGAGTTCTACACAAAAAACCCAGAAATGATTATACAAAACAACCAATGGGGATTTAATTTTCATCCGAATCTGAATCTGAATCGAAACAATGTTAATTACCTTCTTATCGGTGTCTTCGGATTTGGGCATTTTGGTTCGCTGAGATTTCAGGGTAGGACTACTTGACTCAGGCTGATCCTGATCATGTTTTTTCGAAGATGAGCTGTTTGTCATATCAATTCACGAGATCGCATCTCAAGCTGAAGCTGGGTAACAAGTTCTAAGGGTTTGTCAAAATCAGACACAGACAGCATTGTTCATGCGCGTACGACGtcgtttgtgattttttgtttttggttcaATACTGAAATGGGCACTTTTTTCCAACGGGCCAATCCTTAACCCAAAAAGGAATACATTTTTAGTccatgaaatatatatattggtGAATCAAAATTGGTTCCttaaaagaaatttgtttttttgaccaaaaaaaaaaagaaatttgtttagtttttttatgcttcaactagtgtttttttttcccggtgaatatgtctattgtatttgatatatcaattaatcatgaatgtgattatgcgtgttcgtttaaatcttagataattaggacaaatcttttaaaattcgatTTCAATATCTTTTTTGATTTAAGAAACACGTGTCAACAAAAGATAAGTTATctaattattttctaatatatattaatcaaatctaaaatttaaaaaggtaataaataaagatagataaaaactaaaaaaatctagcaaatcacaataagtactcataaaatcctgaattaattaaaaatccgaaaattcaataaaaataccataaaaattaattaatactctaaaaataaatgataagaCACTACCACAAAAAAGGGCTTGGGTAGCGGTTAAGTTCAACGTTGGGTAGCGGTTAAGGGGGTGGTGCTAAACTCAGCGTTGCTAAAATTGGGTAGCGGTTCTGAACCGCTACGCAATTAAAATTAAGGTAGCGGTTCCGTGAACCGGTTCCCATCTCTATACACTAGCAGCGGTTATAACCGCTACGCAAGTGTGAAATTTGTTTTTCCGGAACCGCTACCttactcctttttttttttttttttttcatttgctaCCTACACATTAGCAGCGGTTATAACCGCTACGCAAATAcggaaatatttttttaagaaccGCTaccttactcttttttttttaatcgcTACCTACACATTAGCTGCGGTTATAACTGCTACCttactctttcttcttcttaatttAGTCCCTTTTTTTAACAGAAACCAATAAATTCGTTTTTTGACAAAAGAAACCAATAAAATTAGAGCAATATTACTAATTTCACAGTTGATACTCAATCCATATAATTGCTAAAACCATAACAAATTTCATAGTTATGAAATCTCAAATAAATTCTACCCATAAACTAAATAAGCAGACATTGATTGTAAACTACACCTAGCAaccgaattaattaaaaatcgtCCACCAAAACAAATTTCATAGATCTGAGATCCTCGAAACTAGATACCAACAACTACATTGTCAGTGACATTCCTCTCATGGTAGGCATAGTCTATTACCATTTCTCCAAATGAAACAACCAGTGAACTTGTTTCCTTGCAATTAGTCTTCCTTCACAGTAGTAAAGGCATTATAGAACTTCCATTCAACAGCAGACTATTTTCTTTCCTGGTATCAAAAACATCTCTGATAGAATTATTTAGATTAGATAAAGATATATAAAAATCAATCACCTTTCATTCCTTGCAATTAGTCTTCCTTCACAGTAGCAAAGGCTTAGATCTCTCGAATATCAGGAGTGTTAACAAGTTTTCTTCAATATACAATTctttctttccaaaaaaaaacactaaaaaagAAATAAGAGGAGAGACAAAACCAGTAGGAAACATGTATATAAGgataaaagaaagaaagctTCAAAGCCATGATCTTACTTCTTTATCACACCTTTAGCACCAAGTAtgcctttctttttcttttgtggaGTATCACCAACCTGAAAATCGGAAACAAAATAACTTTCTGAAAATTGCAGAGTATCACCGACCTGAAAATCTGAAGAATGCCCATATACTATAATAATctagtttttttaatttcaaggAACGAAGGTACAAAATTTTATCCAAATAATGAATTTCTCCAATTCCTTTATATATCAGCCAATAGAACTCTTAGGTAGAAGCCATGACTAAACATCATAAACCAATTAAATTTTCATAGATacaggaaaaataaaataaatgtgcGAAAGTCCATATCTAATATACATAGAAAGCACGAACCTTCTCTAGTAGGAAAGCACGAACCTTCTCTAGTATCCCAAATACAATTTTATACAATATGGAGAAAATTTCAGAGTTGGTTGAAGGAGAATATGTAAGTTCCTTCAAGGATTGTAGTCTTCGAGCATGAACTACAAAGCATAAGTGAAAAAGGAATCAAGACATCATCTCAAAATGGAAGACATCCTTCAACATGCACACATCCTTTTTTGGTCTCCACAAATTCAATAGAAAAATTTGATATTCCTCTTAAGTCTGAAAATGCACTAAAATAGAATGCATCTATAAGTTAAAAGTTATATACAAATTTTTTCTCCCTTCAAAAGCTACATAAGTTATGACTTTGACATGCATTAAGTCCCTACAGTTTTTACCAAGAAAACTTGTTACTATAATGGTTGAAGCCAAAATTACAACCGCACTACCAAAGATCCATCCTAGTCAAAAAGGAATTTAAAGGCATCTAGCATTTTTGTATAAGACTTATCCTTGCAGTGACAGAGGAATTTATAAACATGCCATTATTTTTTTGAGCAAAGTTAACTTAATTTCAGCTGGAAGCCAATGTTACAAGGCATTATATGAAAGAGTATCTGTAAACCCCCCAAAAATGAAGACACATCAGAACAATGTGGCATTCACAAAGCTTTTTAGCTAGCActgtgtgtgtgtatatttaAGTAAAGTTTTTCATCAGAAAAAGAAAGCGTATTTGAACCTTCACTTTTCAAATCGTTCAACCTTGAGGAAGTAAGCGCAAGtaggatgaatttttttttttatcaccaAAGATAACAAATTCATTGAAGGGAGTATAAGAGGTACTTCAATCCCATATACATATAAAgagagaggaaaagaaaaagaactggACAGAACAGAGTAAAAAACAGAACAGAGCAAGGtcatataataactaagaccaATGCAAATAAACAAAGCTTATAACCTTCCAAAACCCAAACCACGAGACCAAGTAGTGAAAGTTAGAATTGCAGGTAGCAGCTTGTAAACCAACAAAAAACTAGAAGATCTATGTGGTAAAATTCAGTGCAGCAACGACACACACCAAGGCCTCACTGTCTTCAATTCTGGTCCAAAAAGAGAGAATACCATGGCTGTAACTACAGGGATCCCAAACAGACAAGGGAGGGAACCTTTCAAGGCCATTTGAGCCAGAGTATGAGCAGAATTGTTTCCACCTCTCCTTGTCTAGGTAAAGCtccaattatttttttttgaattcaaaCTCCTGATTCCAATCAAGTAGCAGAAGAGCCTGCAAGCTTTACATCCTCAGACAACAAAAGAGAAGTCCCTGGGGGATCTTCTTCTAACCAAAATGTTTCCTGGGTTCTAAAAGCTAATTGGGCTAGAAAATCCGCCACCCTATTACAAGATCTTCTTACATGGGAAACAGAGAGAGAGTTAAAACCAGTGGAAATGCTTCTACATTCTCTAATTATATCATCAGTGTAGGAAATTCCTACATCCTTGCCCTGCCATTTCTGGACAGCCACAAGGCAATCACTTTCCAGCAAAATGTTGTCAAAGTTGAGACTTCCAGCCCATTCTAGCGCTTTCCTGATGCCGAGTGCTTCTGCCATGGAAGGGTCCTCAAGCGCGTAGCTCCTCCATACCGCTGCAGCTAGAGTATGTCCTCTAGCATCCCTGATAATTGCACCATGGCCCGCACCCAGATTTGTGCGAATTGAGGAGTCCACGTTGAGTTTTACCCAATTGAAGGCCATCAACCTCAGTATCCTGTCTTATGCATATTGCAGCAGCCTTAGCCAAAGATCTCTCAAAGCTCCACAGTTGTCCATCATAGAGCCAAGCATTCCGTCTCTTCCAAATTACCCAAATCAAGTTAAAGATATCAGCCATAGTATCTTCGTTTGGATGTTCAAGAACTAGTTCCAGCCATCCTAGGAAGTTCTCTGGGATCTCTTCATTGATATGGATGTTGAGATGAGACGCAAACCATATTCTCCTAATGCCAATGCAGGTAAGTAGAGCGTGGGTTGTCGTTTCTTCCGCTTCGCCACAGCAGGGGCAGGTTGTATCAATTTCCATTCCCCTTCTCTTCAGGTTCATCCTTACAGGTAGGACCCCTTTACAGGCTCTCCACACTAGCTCCTTGCATCTTGGAAGAGTACTTATGGCCCAGATTTTCTGCCATAGATGAGAAGCATTGGTTCCCGAGGGGCCACTAGCTTGTGGAGGGGATGCCCGGGTTCTCAACAACCGGTAGCCCGCCTTGACACTATACTGGCCAATGGAACTATCCTTCCATATCAGACGATCCTTTCCTGGTCTTGCACACAGTGGGATCTGTAGAATTTTGTTAGATTCATAGCTGGAGAAAACAGACCTGACAAGGCTCACATTCCACATCCTTCTGTCCTCCATGATCAAATCCTTCACGTTTTGGGGTCCCTCAGCAGTGATTAAACGGATCAAGCTCCAATTAtggatattgattgattgatttaaAATAAGAACTCATGAAGTCATAACGcatgttatgttttttttttcagtcaTTGGCCCACATAATAATCCTAGTCAAGATGTAGGATGTCAAAGTGAACATTTCCTTGGGCTTGGCCCTTATCAATGAATCACCACTCTtggacaaaaaaaaagtgaacaTTTTGTATCAATTTTGGGTTGGAATAGGATCATCTCAATGCGGACACATTTTGCATCCTTTTGTATTGCGACTGGGTGAATTTGGCACATGTGTTTTAAAATAGACGATTTTGGTCCTTTTTGATTGTGTTGACGTTGAACTTCTAATCCTAACGTCGCTTCTACGTTCAAAAAATGATTTTATGTCACCAGATGAGTGACATGGCATGTGATGACTAAGATAAGTCGTGTTCGCATAATACTTAATTACACATTTAACATCCTATGTGGCAGACATGTCCTATGATAATTTTTAAGAACTTTACCTTCGGGGAGTGGGGATTGAAACCAAGAGCCTTAGTTTGCAAAACCAATGCTCCATCAATAAGACTACATGTAACTTTAACGAATATACGCACAACATAATATAACTACATACTAAGtcgtaattttaaaatattcatATTTTACAAGAGTGAAAATCAAATCTCCAAACTGGCAAGAGTTAAAATTCATTCAATTATTATCGAATTTCTATGAACAATGAAACATTTAGGTACCATAAGAAAAGTACAACGCCACATTTAAAGCTTAAATATGGTATTACATTGAAatcaaaattgatttgaaaaaaataaatccaaCCATGTTATTAAATGATAACTTTCGTGTTTGGTTTAAGGACATGACGAAGGTCATGCCACTTTTAAATAAGCAGTTCAGAACCTGATTCTTAATGGGATAATTCATATCATCAAGATCCttagaaatatatattaattctcCTTAGCAGTGTGTGGAGCAAGTGTTGTCAATTAAGGTTCTCTGGAAGAGGGTTATATGATGCAACATATCTGTCTTTTTAATTCTACTGCCTCATACATTTCTACAGTATGTAGAGATGACACTGAAAATCAAACATTTCGTATAACTTTTTGTGATGTATATATCATGTTGTTCATTGTAAATTAAAATGTAAAATACAAAAAAGGGAGAAGAACAGAGAAAATAACGgtgtattatttttatttatttaaataagtcATAATAATTTTATGGGTACACTAGCGCAATATCAATTATACTAGTTCATATGAACGCACAATTGCAAGATTGTTTGCCTCCAGATTCTATGCAAACGCCAGAAGTGTAATTACCGCAACATCTATTGTCTTGACAATAGTCGTTACAACGATCATCATCAGGAGTATCATAAATGCAACTACTGCCTGGGTAGCTGGCACCTACATAGTTGTCACCGCAGCACCTGTACCTGTCTGCACTTGCCGATGATGCACCAACATCTACTCCCGCAACCTCACACATTGTTTTCTGGTAACCTAATTACATGTAAGTTATAACCATAAAAGCTAAACATTAAAACTCGATCGACAAAAATCAATACTCGTATGTAGAAAGAAATAAACATCATATAGCAAAGATTGAACATGGACCATGAAAATTTATCTTAcctaaaaataaaatgatgatGAACATGATAGCAAGGGGAGGAAGTTTTCTTGGTCCAACCATCCTCAGATTACTAAGTTTAAGGTACtaagttttttctttctttcgttCTCTACGGTTCTAATATTTATAACAATATAGATCTTCATGTTTGCATGTATTTTTTAGTTGATAAAATAATGATGAATAGCACGTTTGGTGGATAGGATAAGAACATATGAAAGGATAATGTAAATCACATCTTGTTGTAATATGTTATTTATTGGAccaagcaaaataaaataattaacacAATCCTGattcttatcatatcatgttcaTTACGTGTAAAACCTATCATAAGaaagaagctgagtcagaactTATCCAGATATGATAGAACAACTAATTTATGTTCCCCTTATTTCACCCTATTtccaaattataattatttcaatatctatataattattatacgttaattaataaatttaaaaatattaattttaataatatattaactCTACTATCTATCAATTGCTAgttgatattttaaatttaattaatttttagtcTTTATCACTTGCAACTATCAATGACCtgcaaaattttaatttagaaaaactaattaataaaatataatataatttttataattttaaaaacataaactcatatataaaaattaaaatataaatttagtacattattattaatttaaaaaaattaatttagaaaatttaaataaaaaatttaatttaaatttatttcattaaaaatttcattaatttttcattctttatttcatttagtcATTATTAAGTTACCTTAAACACAAATTATGATAAGAGTTTACCAATCATATTATCATGCACCTATCTAGATCTCTATCCTCTTATAATACTTTTCCCATTTCGATCTTATCGTAAAGTTCTAAAAGTTGAATCCTGATAAATTAATATAGAAAAACGGGAGGGATCAAACCtccttttttttatggaaagcTAAAAATTTAATAACTTGCAATGGAAAATACATCGCTAATAGAGGAGAGCTAAAAAAACTCCGAATTATCCCACCAACACATAATATTGGGATCAAGCCTCCTTTCACGTGCAGTAAATGTGTATAAATATGTGTattgaatatattaattaatttatattttatatttatgacggtttaaatatttattttttgaatgtATTTCTTATTTGATaattaactagtgtttttttacccgtgcgatgcacggggaatacatatGTCGTATTTTATACGTAAATTAATacg
This portion of the Lotus japonicus ecotype B-129 chromosome 3, LjGifu_v1.2 genome encodes:
- the LOC130747560 gene encoding transcription initiation factor TFIID subunit 14b, which produces MTNSSSSKKHDQDQPESSSPTLKSQRTKMPKSEDTDKKNSGKKLKDVEISVPIVYGNIAFWLGKKASEYQSHKWTVYVRGATNEDLGAIVKRCVFQLHSSFNNPTRVVESPPFELSETGWGEFEIAITLYFHSDVCDKPLNLYHHLKLYPEDENSSMTTKKPVVVELYDEIVFPDPSEAFLSRVQGHPAVNLPRLPAGVTLPPPIPVEDASKRRKGDTKDHSLTQWFTNFSEADELLQLAAARQQVQAHIAKLRRQISLIDGQQQQFKSTPEQ
- the LOC130745041 gene encoding uncharacterized protein LOC130745041 — protein: MEDRRMWNVSLVRSVFSSYESNKILQIPLCARPGKDRLIWKDSSIGQYSVKAGYRLLRTRASPPQASGPSGTNASHLWQKIWAISTLPRCKELVWRACKGVLPVRMNLKRRGMEIDTTCPCCGEAEETTTHALLTCIGIRRIWFASHLNIHINEEIPENFLGWLELVLEHPNEDTMADIFNLIWVIWKRRNAWLYDGQLWSFERSLAKAAAICIRQDTEVDGLQLGKTQRGLLNSHKSGCGPWCNYQGC